In Eriocheir sinensis breed Jianghai 21 chromosome 8, ASM2467909v1, whole genome shotgun sequence, the following proteins share a genomic window:
- the LOC126995356 gene encoding chitin deacetylase 1-like, with translation MARLWYMWSTAVLLAAASGLHAPFLPRERRQITNNFDLDLPVEDLCKNKASNEFFRLPDTNDCRDVFSPLLQARVKNCDKLEKPTKVKPLFNTDTPLCPEGQLACGNGVCLSQASFCDGIFDCEDNSDENACSVEEDPNRAPVCDNKQCVLPDCFCSADGTRIPGNLEPSNTPQMITITFSGAVNVDNVDLYQDLFNDESKNPNGCQTKATFFVSHRYTNYSAVQELHRKGHEIGVFSISNRESPDYWTHGTYDDWLTEMAGARLILERYANVSDNSIIGVRAPYLRVGGNTQFEMMTDQLFIYDSSITASLSKVPLWPYTLYFRMPHKCHGNAQNCPSRSHPVWEMVMNELDRRDDPKFDETLPGCHFVSSCTNIRTGEQFEHFLEHNFQRHYLTNRAPLGLHFHAAWLESNKDYKKILINFIKEKTSQNDVYFVTMLQVIQWMQSPTESTAIRDFPEWKEKCDVKGLPYCSLPNTCSLTSRELRGETLNLYTCMQCPREYPWLLDPTGDGLELV, from the exons cTAGTGGTCTTCATGCGCCTTTCCTTCCCCGAGAGCGCCGCCAAATCACCAACAACTTTGATTTGGACCTGCCGGTGGAGGACCTGTGCAAGAACAAGGCCAGCAACGAGTTCTTCCGTCTGCCCGACACCAACGACTGCAGGGACGTGTTTAG CCCCCTTCTACAG GCAAGGGTCAAGAACTGCGATAAGCTGGAGA AGCCAACCAAGGTGAAGCCGCTGTTCAACACGGACACGCCACTCTGCCCAGAGGGTCAGCTGGCCTGCGGGAATGGCGTCTGCCTCTCGCAAGCCTCCTTCTGTGACGGCATTTTTGACTGCGAGGACAACTCTGACGAGAATGCTTGCA GCGTGGAGGAGGACCCCAACCGCGCCCCGGTGTGTGACAACAAGCAGTGTGTCTTGCCGGACTGCTTCTGCTCCGCGGACGGCACGCGCATCCCGGGGAACCTGGAGCCCTCCAATACGCCTCAAATGATCACCATCACCTTCTCCGGTGCCGTTAACGTGGACAACGTCGACCTTTACCAAGACCTTTTTAATGACGAGAGTAAGAACCCGAACGGCTGCCAGACGAAGGCCACGTTCTTTGTCTCCCACAGGTACACCAACTACTCCGCCGTGCAGGAGCTGCACCGCAAGGGTCACGAGATCGGCGTTTTCTCCATTAGCAACCGCGAGAGTCCCGACTACTGGACGCATGGCACCTACGACGACTGGCTGACGGAGATGGCCGGGGCGAGACTCATCCTGGAGCGCTACGCCAACGTCAGCGACAACTCCATCATCGGGGTGCGCGCCCCCTACCTGCGGGTGGGCGGAAACACACAGTTCGAAATGATGACAGACCAACTCTTCATCTATGACTCCTCCATCACCGCGTCCCTCAGCAAGGTGCCGCTGTGGCCCTACACCCTCTACTTCCGCATGCCGCACAAGTGTCACGGCAACGCCCAGAACTGCCCCTCGCGCTCCCACCCGGTTTGGGAAATGGTCATGAACGAGCTGGATCGACGCGACGACCCTAAATTCGACGAGACCTTACCCGGCTGCCACTTCGTCAGCTCCTGCACCAACATCCGCACCGGCGAGCAGTTCGAGCATTTCCTGGAACACAACTTCCAGCGTCATTACCTAACCAACCGCGCACCTCTCGGCCTCCACTTCCACGCCGCCTGGCTGGAGAGTAACAAAGACTACAAGAAAATTCTCATCAATTTCATCAAAGAAAAGACGTCCCAGAACGACGTTTACTTCGTAACGATGCTGCAGGTGATCCAGTGGATGCAGAGCCCCACGGAGTCCACGGCCATTAGGGACTTCCCGGAGTGGAAGGAGAAGTGTGACGTGAAGGGTCTGCCTTACTGCTCGCTGCCCAACACGTGTTCCCTCACCAGCCGGGAGCTGCGCGGCGAGACCCTCAATCTGTACACCTGCATGCAGTGCCCCCGCGAGTACCCGTGGCTGCTCGACCCCACCGGCGACGGCCTCGAACTCGTGTGA